One stretch of Hydrogenovibrio kuenenii DSM 12350 DNA includes these proteins:
- a CDS encoding alpha/beta fold hydrolase — MQDYKFFNLGDFVIQGGATLRDAKLAYKTFGTLNDAKDNVIVYPTWYSGQHYDNEWLIGSGMALDPDKYFIIIPNMLGNGLSSSPSNMPVPYDKARFPGTTLFDNVTAQHKLVTELFGIGKIALVTGWSMGAQQTYQWGAQYPDMVERIAPFCGSAKTSPHNFVFLEGVKSALTADSAFEHGWYEKPPTKGLRAMARVYAGWGFSQPFYRQELYKVLGYSSLEDFLVAFWEGFFLDRDANNLLAMLWTWQYGDISANPIYEGDFEKALGSITAKAIVMPGATDLYFPPEDNEYEVSKMPNAEFRPIPSVWGHFAGGPGLNSVDVTFIDDALKELLAS, encoded by the coding sequence ATGCAAGACTATAAATTTTTTAACTTAGGTGACTTTGTAATTCAAGGCGGGGCAACTCTAAGAGATGCCAAGCTGGCATACAAAACGTTTGGAACGTTAAACGATGCTAAAGACAATGTCATCGTTTATCCGACTTGGTATTCTGGACAACACTATGATAATGAGTGGCTAATTGGCTCTGGCATGGCCTTAGACCCAGACAAATACTTTATTATCATTCCCAACATGTTGGGCAACGGTCTGTCTTCATCACCGAGCAATATGCCAGTACCTTACGACAAGGCGCGTTTCCCTGGTACAACTCTATTTGATAACGTAACCGCTCAGCACAAGTTGGTTACGGAGTTATTTGGAATTGGAAAAATTGCACTTGTTACTGGTTGGTCAATGGGCGCTCAACAAACCTATCAATGGGGTGCGCAATACCCAGATATGGTTGAACGCATTGCGCCTTTCTGTGGCTCTGCGAAAACATCTCCACACAACTTCGTCTTTCTTGAAGGGGTGAAGTCTGCTCTAACTGCTGATTCTGCTTTTGAACATGGGTGGTATGAAAAACCACCAACGAAAGGGCTTAGAGCAATGGCTCGTGTTTATGCAGGCTGGGGATTCTCTCAACCATTCTATCGTCAAGAGTTATATAAAGTGCTTGGCTACTCATCGCTAGAAGACTTCTTAGTTGCCTTCTGGGAAGGATTCTTTTTGGATCGTGATGCCAACAACCTATTGGCTATGTTATGGACATGGCAATATGGAGACATCAGTGCTAACCCAATATACGAAGGCGATTTTGAAAAAGCCTTGGGGTCAATCACGGCTAAGGCGATTGTAATGCCTGGTGCGACTGACTTATACTTCCCTCCGGAAGATAACGAGTATGAAGTTAGCAAAATGCCAAATGCTGAGTTCCGTCCAATCCCATCTGTTTGGGGACATTTCGCTGGTGGCCCTGGGCTGAACAGTGTAGATGTTACATTTATAGATGATGCGCTAAAAGAGCTTTTAGCGAGTTAA
- a CDS encoding purine-cytosine permease family protein — MPGSKHETAIEHIEGEVDHVLGEEYEHCAVPAKARRSMFSVSMVWVGFPMIITGAMTGSLLVMGMGFVDALWAMIIGNLLMFLYVGGLGLIGTKKGYNFALLASIVFGKKGYVLASGLLSTLLLGWFAVQTGITGALIHSAYEINYVMMTIIAGVLYISITFLGVRGLHWIGMISAPLFVILGLWVAFDAASTTTWAKIVAYPGNHPDVPMAFGIGLTMVIALFVDAGTVTGDFNRWAKDSKSSLVATFSAFPFANMIAMLVGGVMTAALAVPDANPFGSDNMFGYMVAQNVGWLAVVAFIFLLLNLGSVCSHCLYNAATGWSRILGSHMRLLAIVLGAIGIVVAATNVWAFFIQWLSLLGIIVPPIGAIILVDQYLLRKNSEIDSDWRPKAFIAWAIGSVAAFIVEKSFPGLSTAVSSAVIGGLAYLAIMARSSDSSLSTKK; from the coding sequence ATGCCAGGTTCAAAACATGAAACTGCTATTGAGCATATAGAAGGAGAGGTCGACCACGTCCTCGGAGAAGAATATGAACATTGTGCCGTACCTGCGAAAGCAAGACGAAGCATGTTCTCGGTCAGTATGGTTTGGGTTGGATTTCCGATGATTATCACTGGTGCTATGACAGGCTCATTACTTGTAATGGGTATGGGATTTGTTGATGCACTATGGGCGATGATTATTGGTAATCTACTCATGTTTTTGTATGTAGGTGGCTTAGGGCTTATCGGAACTAAAAAAGGGTATAACTTTGCACTTTTAGCCAGTATTGTTTTTGGTAAAAAAGGTTATGTACTGGCTTCGGGGCTCTTGTCAACATTGCTTTTGGGTTGGTTTGCTGTACAGACAGGGATTACAGGGGCATTGATACACAGCGCTTATGAAATTAACTATGTGATGATGACCATCATTGCAGGTGTTTTGTATATCTCAATTACCTTTTTAGGGGTTCGTGGCCTTCATTGGATAGGAATGATTTCGGCACCGCTTTTCGTCATTCTTGGATTATGGGTCGCTTTTGATGCTGCTAGCACGACGACATGGGCGAAAATCGTAGCTTATCCTGGTAATCACCCTGATGTTCCTATGGCGTTTGGCATTGGCCTTACCATGGTTATCGCACTGTTTGTTGATGCAGGAACCGTAACGGGAGACTTCAATCGCTGGGCTAAAGACTCAAAAAGCTCTCTTGTCGCAACTTTTAGCGCATTTCCATTTGCAAACATGATTGCAATGCTCGTGGGTGGAGTGATGACAGCGGCATTGGCAGTTCCTGATGCAAACCCATTTGGTTCAGATAATATGTTTGGCTATATGGTTGCACAAAACGTCGGTTGGTTAGCCGTTGTTGCCTTTATTTTTCTACTTTTAAACCTAGGTTCTGTTTGCTCACATTGTCTTTATAACGCGGCAACAGGCTGGTCGAGAATTCTAGGAAGCCATATGCGTTTGTTAGCTATCGTTCTTGGTGCTATCGGTATCGTTGTTGCTGCTACCAACGTTTGGGCGTTCTTCATCCAATGGTTAAGTTTACTGGGCATTATCGTTCCTCCTATTGGTGCCATCATTTTGGTTGACCAATATTTGTTACGAAAAAATTCTGAAATTGATTCTGACTGGCGTCCGAAAGCATTTATTGCTTGGGCAATTGGTTCAGTTGCGGCGTTTATTGTTGAAAAATCTTTCCCAGGATTATCTACGGCTGTTTCTTCAGCGGTGATTGGTGGATTGGCTTACTTGGCAATTATGGCGCGAAGCAGTGATTCAAGCCTTTCAACGAAAAAGTAA
- a CDS encoding site-specific integrase — protein sequence MAKPTVTSLTESKIGDFLRSSSVHDKIYCTKITGFYAKRMKNGVSFRLRYQDDFGKRRDVTIGKFSEIKPALAAQKAIDIIAGGVDPLEQKRLTKKYAVRNKQLEEQKNLGSFVNGYYANHISRNETSKEVLSILRRNFGHLFEMNMEDITKQDIQSWQIKREKEVKYATVLKAYQALKAVLNLAEEAEFISKNPLPKKSLLLKQSKADALSFEADNKKKRRILTDEEVSSLFKGIDSYNEVVRNRRKSSIKHGKPDLPSFEKLTYCHWIVPFTYLAYFTGMRSGDLLGLTWDELNLDFGRLVKYPEKTIHHTKANQSPIQIDLPLPNEIIEIMKKWNEQQGNLSTGLVFPSPRAGARMDKKAHLTGWENIKKLGGLDESLNFYSLRHHFISKLVQNGIPLFSVAKLVGHKSTEMIEQHYGHLAPSQAKTALEIMARNMPPNTKDKQKNVAV from the coding sequence ATGGCTAAACCAACGGTTACAAGCTTAACTGAGTCGAAAATTGGTGACTTTTTAAGAAGTTCTTCTGTCCATGACAAGATTTATTGCACAAAAATCACAGGTTTTTATGCAAAAAGAATGAAAAATGGGGTGTCTTTCAGACTGAGATATCAAGATGATTTTGGTAAAAGAAGAGATGTTACCATTGGAAAGTTCAGTGAAATTAAACCTGCCTTAGCAGCTCAAAAGGCTATAGATATCATCGCTGGTGGCGTTGACCCTTTAGAACAAAAACGCTTAACAAAAAAGTATGCTGTTCGTAATAAACAACTGGAAGAACAAAAGAACCTAGGCTCCTTTGTGAATGGCTATTATGCCAATCATATTAGTCGAAATGAAACTTCAAAAGAGGTGTTGTCAATCTTGAGAAGAAATTTCGGGCACTTGTTCGAAATGAACATGGAAGATATCACCAAGCAGGATATTCAATCTTGGCAAATTAAACGTGAAAAAGAAGTTAAATATGCAACTGTACTAAAAGCTTATCAAGCATTAAAAGCTGTGCTTAATCTTGCAGAAGAAGCTGAGTTTATTTCTAAAAATCCGTTACCTAAAAAATCACTCCTTTTAAAGCAATCTAAGGCTGATGCATTATCGTTTGAAGCAGATAATAAAAAGAAAAGAAGAATATTGACTGATGAAGAGGTCAGTTCACTTTTTAAAGGAATTGATTCCTATAATGAAGTTGTTAGAAACCGAAGAAAAAGTTCCATAAAGCATGGAAAGCCTGACTTACCATCGTTTGAAAAACTTACCTATTGTCACTGGATAGTCCCATTTACTTATCTTGCTTATTTCACTGGCATGCGTTCTGGAGATTTACTTGGTCTCACTTGGGATGAGCTCAATTTGGACTTTGGAAGACTTGTTAAATATCCAGAAAAAACAATACATCATACAAAGGCAAATCAATCACCGATACAGATCGATTTACCCCTTCCAAATGAAATTATTGAAATAATGAAAAAGTGGAATGAGCAACAAGGAAATCTTTCAACTGGTTTGGTTTTTCCAAGTCCTAGAGCTGGCGCTAGAATGGATAAAAAAGCTCACTTGACGGGTTGGGAAAACATAAAAAAACTGGGTGGTTTAGATGAAAGTTTGAATTTTTACTCTCTGAGACACCATTTTATTTCTAAGCTGGTTCAAAATGGAATTCCACTGTTTTCTGTAGCCAAACTGGTTGGGCACAAGTCTACGGAGATGATTGAACAACACTATGGTCACCTTGCGCCCTCACAAGCCAAAACTGCTCTTGAAATTATGGCGAGGAATATGCCGCCTAATACTAAAGACAAACAAAAA
- a CDS encoding ABC transporter permease, producing MWPFRKKLQQNAKEETNNCVRNAVWRIRGDLDQSLYLSIVFVSFILFFGTWEVLSELGVFNKIFLPSPGDVIARMASWFSEGDLINDTLISMFRVTSGFLISAAIAIPLGLFIGSYRPVQAFFEPIIEFARYMPAVAFVPLVLLWVGIDEGGKITIIWIGTFFQMILMISEDIRRVPMAQIEAGQTMGASQGEILNLVILKSAMPAILDTLRVTLGWAWTYLVVAEMVAANSGLGYAILKAQRFLQTDKIFVGILLIGVIGLAMDQLFRFIHRRAFPWLYH from the coding sequence ATGTGGCCATTTAGAAAAAAGTTACAGCAAAATGCTAAAGAAGAGACAAATAATTGTGTAAGAAATGCTGTTTGGCGGATACGGGGAGATTTAGATCAAAGTCTCTATTTAAGTATCGTTTTTGTTAGCTTTATTCTTTTTTTTGGTACTTGGGAAGTACTGTCAGAACTGGGCGTTTTCAATAAGATTTTTTTGCCTAGCCCCGGTGATGTTATTGCAAGGATGGCATCTTGGTTTAGTGAAGGTGACTTAATCAATGATACGTTGATTAGTATGTTTAGAGTGACTTCCGGTTTTCTCATTTCTGCTGCAATCGCTATTCCTTTAGGTTTGTTTATAGGTTCCTATCGCCCAGTTCAGGCTTTTTTTGAACCGATCATTGAGTTTGCAAGGTATATGCCGGCAGTGGCATTTGTACCTTTAGTTCTGCTATGGGTCGGAATTGATGAGGGAGGGAAAATAACAATTATTTGGATAGGGACGTTTTTCCAGATGATTTTGATGATTTCGGAAGATATCAGGCGCGTTCCAATGGCTCAGATAGAGGCCGGACAAACCATGGGGGCGAGCCAGGGTGAGATACTGAATTTAGTGATATTAAAGTCCGCAATGCCTGCTATTTTAGATACCTTGAGAGTGACGCTCGGATGGGCTTGGACATATTTGGTCGTGGCTGAAATGGTGGCGGCTAACTCTGGGCTAGGTTATGCAATTCTAAAAGCTCAACGTTTTTTACAAACGGACAAAATTTTTGTTGGGATATTGCTGATTGGTGTCATCGGTTTAGCTATGGATCAGTTGTTTCGTTTTATTCATCGCCGTGCTTTCCCATGGCTTTACCACTAA
- a CDS encoding RidA family protein: protein MSELIFHMVKEAPTPVAPFSHAVEVDGWVMITGQMPTFPDDPEAPLPEGIEAQTRRVMDNLVIVLNGLGLGLDRVVNSRVYITEFERDYALMNQVYKSYFPEGKLPARTCVGVTGLACQALVEIDLMVRKN from the coding sequence ATGAGTGAATTGATATTTCATATGGTTAAGGAAGCACCTACGCCCGTGGCTCCGTTTAGTCATGCGGTAGAAGTAGATGGTTGGGTTATGATCACGGGGCAAATGCCAACATTTCCAGATGACCCCGAGGCGCCTTTACCAGAAGGTATTGAGGCGCAAACACGTAGGGTTATGGATAACCTTGTCATTGTTTTAAATGGGCTAGGACTTGGGCTTGATAGAGTGGTCAATTCACGAGTATACATCACAGAATTTGAGAGAGATTATGCTTTGATGAATCAGGTTTATAAAAGCTATTTTCCGGAAGGGAAGCTGCCAGCAAGAACTTGTGTGGGCGTAACGGGGTTGGCTTGTCAGGCATTGGTTGAAATCGATTTGATGGTTCGAAAAAATTAA
- a CDS encoding formamidase: MSGLGGLNKSDKGIVIGLVQKQLPNVKTPNDLANETQKVCELVSKARNRMPRMDLVVFPEYCLHGLSMDISDEIMCHRDGPEVQAFQSACRENKIWGCFSIMEYNPNGNPYNTGLIIDDSGEVKLFYRKLHPWVPVEPWEPGDLGIPVCDGPNGSKLALIICHDGMFPEMARECAYKGANVMLRTAGYTAPIKHSWKITNQANAFCNLMVTASVCLAGSDDTFNSMGEGMIVNFDGSSIVEGNSIPDEIITAEVRPDLVDEARITWGVENNIYQFGHRGYVAVKGGATDCPYTYMTDITKGIYNLPWDDAVRVKDGTSCGFPAPERLYKPSDSKN, encoded by the coding sequence ATGAGTGGACTTGGCGGCCTTAATAAATCGGACAAAGGAATTGTAATTGGACTCGTTCAAAAACAACTCCCCAACGTTAAAACACCTAATGACCTTGCAAACGAAACGCAAAAAGTCTGTGAATTGGTCAGTAAAGCAAGAAATCGAATGCCTAGAATGGATTTGGTTGTGTTTCCAGAATATTGCTTACATGGACTTTCAATGGATATCAGCGATGAAATTATGTGTCATCGCGATGGTCCAGAAGTACAAGCCTTTCAAAGCGCTTGTCGTGAAAATAAAATATGGGGCTGTTTTTCAATTATGGAATACAACCCTAACGGCAACCCCTACAACACAGGCTTAATCATTGATGACAGCGGTGAAGTAAAACTCTTTTATCGCAAACTTCACCCATGGGTTCCGGTTGAACCCTGGGAGCCTGGTGATCTAGGTATTCCTGTTTGTGACGGACCCAATGGTTCAAAACTGGCTCTAATTATCTGTCACGATGGCATGTTTCCTGAAATGGCTAGAGAATGCGCCTACAAAGGCGCAAATGTCATGCTTCGCACGGCAGGTTATACCGCACCTATCAAACACAGCTGGAAAATCACCAATCAAGCCAATGCATTCTGCAATCTAATGGTCACCGCCAGTGTTTGTCTTGCGGGTTCAGATGACACTTTTAACTCCATGGGCGAGGGCATGATTGTTAACTTTGATGGTTCCTCAATCGTTGAAGGAAACAGCATACCTGATGAAATTATTACAGCAGAAGTTCGACCAGATTTAGTTGACGAAGCTAGAATTACATGGGGAGTTGAAAATAATATTTACCAATTTGGCCATAGAGGATATGTGGCCGTAAAAGGCGGAGCAACCGATTGCCCCTATACTTACATGACAGATATAACCAAAGGAATCTACAATCTGCCATGGGATGATGCTGTTCGAGTTAAAGATGGAACCAGCTGTGGTTTTCCCGCACCCGAACGACTCTATAAGCCAAGTGATTCAAAAAATTAA
- a CDS encoding ABC transporter ATP-binding protein, which yields MNDKIIISGLNKTFITKKGAVEVLESIDLTVKENEFVALVGASGCGKSTLLRIIGGLEKLTKGQVLVDEEIVNKPGKDRAMVFQDYSLYPWLTVKENIQFSRNLKINGQGNGLGDIGSMVDRSYALLDLMGLEKVQDSHPNQLSGGMRQRVAIARALMSKPDVLLMDEPFGALDAQTREVMHDLILHLFEIEKSTIVFVTHDVEEAIYLADRVVVMAPNPGRIDSIYDISLPGGSERSQDVKNHPEFLELKNTILHRIRETSGVNSNLDKLMRLTSLRKNDS from the coding sequence ATGAACGATAAGATAATAATCAGTGGGCTAAATAAGACGTTCATCACTAAAAAAGGTGCGGTAGAAGTTCTGGAAAGCATAGATTTGACGGTTAAAGAAAATGAATTTGTTGCACTGGTTGGTGCTTCCGGTTGTGGGAAGTCGACGCTTCTTCGGATCATAGGCGGTCTTGAAAAATTAACAAAAGGGCAGGTTTTAGTTGATGAGGAAATTGTCAATAAACCAGGCAAGGATAGGGCCATGGTCTTTCAGGACTATAGCCTTTATCCATGGCTGACGGTCAAAGAAAACATTCAGTTCAGTAGAAACCTTAAGATCAACGGTCAAGGGAATGGACTGGGGGATATTGGGTCTATGGTCGATAGGTCATACGCTTTGCTGGACCTTATGGGACTGGAAAAAGTTCAAGATAGCCACCCAAATCAACTTTCAGGGGGGATGAGACAAAGGGTTGCTATCGCACGAGCTTTGATGTCAAAACCGGACGTGCTGTTAATGGACGAGCCTTTCGGTGCCCTGGATGCGCAGACAAGAGAGGTCATGCATGACCTTATTTTGCATCTGTTTGAAATAGAAAAAAGTACGATTGTTTTTGTAACTCATGATGTGGAGGAAGCAATTTATCTAGCAGATAGGGTGGTTGTTATGGCTCCTAACCCAGGAAGAATAGACAGCATCTACGATATCAGTTTACCTGGCGGAAGCGAGCGAAGTCAGGATGTGAAAAACCATCCGGAGTTTTTGGAATTAAAAAATACGATATTGCATCGAATACGGGAGACATCAGGCGTCAATTCTAACCTGGACAAATTGATGCGATTGACCAGTCTGCGTAAGAACGACTCTTAG
- a CDS encoding SDR family NAD(P)-dependent oxidoreductase → MQANDLKLVGLTALVTGTSSGIGQAIAKLFAWNGAKVYGADIGVEEGRAMETELKGSAGSFVFHEVNLLDGNSIEEWVEMVQSKESHVDILCNVAGISKVASIEETDEKLLLDTLGVNFLASYRLCKLVVPIMKEQKKGVVINVASELAFVAQPDFSAYCASKGAVVSFSRSLALEVALDGIRVNILCPGPVETPMLNAEFEHFSDPKASRSEAVSTIPLGRLGTPDEIAKVALFLSTDDASFIQGASIMADGGKTLM, encoded by the coding sequence ATGCAGGCGAATGATTTAAAACTTGTCGGCCTAACAGCACTAGTCACAGGGACGAGTAGTGGAATAGGTCAAGCAATAGCTAAATTATTCGCTTGGAATGGAGCCAAGGTTTATGGCGCAGATATCGGCGTTGAAGAAGGAAGGGCTATGGAGACTGAGCTTAAAGGCTCAGCAGGCTCTTTCGTTTTCCATGAAGTGAATTTACTGGATGGGAATTCAATTGAAGAGTGGGTTGAGATGGTTCAATCCAAGGAAAGTCATGTAGATATCTTGTGTAATGTGGCAGGTATTTCAAAGGTTGCCTCGATTGAAGAGACCGATGAAAAGCTGTTGCTAGATACCTTGGGCGTTAATTTTTTAGCTTCCTATCGACTGTGTAAGCTAGTTGTTCCTATTATGAAGGAGCAAAAGAAGGGTGTGGTGATCAATGTGGCATCTGAGTTGGCATTTGTCGCACAACCGGATTTTTCGGCCTATTGCGCTTCAAAGGGGGCTGTGGTTTCTTTTTCACGCTCTCTTGCATTGGAGGTGGCATTGGATGGGATTAGGGTGAATATTCTTTGCCCTGGTCCTGTTGAAACACCAATGTTAAATGCAGAGTTTGAGCATTTTTCTGACCCAAAGGCTTCTCGGAGTGAGGCAGTGTCAACGATTCCGTTAGGTCGATTGGGAACGCCAGATGAAATAGCAAAGGTCGCGTTATTTTTATCAACGGATGATGCCTCCTTTATTCAAGGGGCATCTATTATGGCGGATGGTGGCAAGACGCTTATGTAG
- a CDS encoding sulfite exporter TauE/SafE family protein, whose product MVEYSELFLALVITGAASGILAGLLGVGGGIVIVPVLYFVFQSLGMGSVEAMSLATGTSLATIVPTSISSIRAHNLRGNVDWNLIRQWWLWICLGVILGAALTSKINSALFVMLFALIAGGVSVKMLLNKKQSGQVKLPSPKTQKIIASLLGFLPVMIGIGGGTLGVPTLSKFNFVMHRAVGTASAFGLIIALPGSLIMLFLGTTPVGSPVGTYGFVNFPSFLTIVPLTVLFAPVGVRLAQKLNATALKKVFAVMLFLVSIKMFLQSVGL is encoded by the coding sequence ATGGTTGAATATTCGGAATTATTTTTAGCACTGGTAATAACTGGAGCAGCCTCTGGGATATTGGCCGGTTTATTAGGTGTTGGAGGCGGTATCGTTATTGTCCCAGTACTCTATTTTGTGTTTCAGTCTCTAGGTATGGGAAGTGTTGAGGCGATGAGCCTCGCAACAGGAACATCGTTGGCTACTATTGTGCCAACATCGATTAGCTCGATACGCGCACACAACCTTAGAGGAAATGTGGATTGGAACTTGATTCGGCAATGGTGGCTGTGGATTTGTTTAGGGGTCATTTTGGGGGCAGCATTAACCTCTAAAATTAATAGCGCATTATTTGTGATGCTGTTCGCGTTAATCGCTGGCGGGGTTTCAGTAAAAATGCTACTGAATAAAAAGCAAAGCGGTCAGGTAAAGTTACCGAGTCCAAAAACACAAAAAATCATTGCCAGTTTGCTTGGTTTTTTGCCAGTGATGATTGGCATTGGTGGAGGAACTTTAGGGGTTCCCACTTTATCGAAGTTCAATTTCGTGATGCATAGAGCCGTTGGTACAGCGTCAGCATTTGGATTAATTATTGCCTTACCGGGGTCGTTAATTATGTTATTTCTCGGAACCACTCCAGTGGGTAGCCCAGTCGGAACATATGGCTTTGTTAATTTCCCTAGTTTTTTAACCATTGTTCCATTAACCGTTTTGTTTGCTCCGGTTGGGGTTCGACTTGCACAAAAATTAAATGCAACGGCATTAAAAAAAGTTTTTGCGGTAATGCTTTTTTTGGTCAGTATAAAAATGTTTTTGCAGTCCGTTGGACTCTAA
- a CDS encoding gamma-glutamyltransferase family protein has translation MVQVAFTAPHDLASQTGLKILQQGGSAVEAMVAAAASISVLYPHMTGMGGDGFWLIQKPGEAPYAIDASGCSAQAATLDFYKDENQLPSRGGRAALTVAGAVSGWHHALAWATENIGTQANLEQLFEEAVRFAEQGIEVTETLAQASDSKLSELLCVIGYEEAFLNDRQPLKKGQIFKQPGQARLLKKLAKNGLLDFYQGEVADNIAMALKTAGSPVCLKDLHDYRADTMEVLTCETSFGTLYNLGAPTQGLASLIIIGLYDRLYQTDWNEEQKIHHLIECTKQAFMLRDQLITDPQRLPDSLPNYLTDDFLSELSQKVNAENALPWPYVAQPGDTVWMGAIDQHGVMVSYIQSLYWEFGSGVTVPEYGLVWNNRGVGFSLDASNLNALSPKLKPFHTLNPAMCQFNDGRRMVYGTMGGEGQPQTQAAILSRYVYDGLSPKAAVAEPRWLLGRTWGNSQNNLKLEKSLYERLDDAFQAKGHDVESVADYSEMMGHAGMLVLDVSGDIEAASDPRSDGQSYSVNI, from the coding sequence GTGGTTCAAGTCGCATTTACAGCACCGCATGATTTAGCCAGTCAAACAGGTTTAAAGATTCTACAGCAAGGTGGATCGGCAGTTGAAGCGATGGTCGCTGCCGCTGCAAGTATTTCTGTACTTTATCCCCATATGACTGGCATGGGTGGAGATGGCTTTTGGTTGATTCAGAAGCCGGGAGAAGCGCCTTATGCGATAGATGCTTCGGGTTGTTCTGCTCAAGCAGCAACACTCGATTTCTATAAAGATGAAAATCAACTTCCTAGCCGAGGTGGAAGAGCGGCATTGACTGTTGCTGGTGCGGTTTCAGGTTGGCATCATGCATTGGCTTGGGCAACCGAAAACATAGGTACGCAGGCAAACCTTGAACAGCTATTTGAAGAGGCTGTTCGGTTTGCCGAACAAGGTATCGAGGTTACAGAAACGCTAGCCCAAGCTTCTGATAGCAAATTGTCAGAATTACTTTGTGTGATTGGTTATGAAGAAGCGTTTCTGAATGATCGACAGCCTTTGAAAAAAGGGCAAATTTTTAAGCAGCCTGGGCAGGCTCGCTTATTGAAAAAACTCGCGAAAAATGGATTGTTAGATTTTTATCAAGGTGAAGTTGCAGACAACATTGCTATGGCACTCAAAACAGCAGGTAGCCCTGTTTGTTTAAAGGATTTGCACGATTACCGAGCCGACACAATGGAAGTGCTTACTTGTGAGACTTCTTTTGGCACACTCTATAACCTCGGGGCACCGACTCAGGGTTTGGCCTCATTAATTATTATCGGACTCTATGATCGGCTTTACCAAACTGATTGGAATGAAGAGCAAAAAATTCATCACCTGATTGAGTGCACCAAACAAGCTTTTATGCTGCGTGACCAGTTGATAACCGATCCACAGAGATTGCCGGACAGCTTGCCTAACTATCTGACTGATGATTTTTTAAGCGAGTTGAGCCAAAAAGTGAACGCAGAGAATGCCTTACCTTGGCCTTATGTTGCACAACCTGGCGACACAGTTTGGATGGGAGCTATTGACCAACATGGTGTGATGGTCAGTTATATCCAGAGTCTTTATTGGGAGTTTGGAAGCGGTGTTACCGTTCCTGAATATGGATTGGTGTGGAACAATCGAGGTGTCGGCTTCAGTTTGGATGCGTCGAACCTAAATGCGTTGTCACCTAAATTGAAACCCTTTCATACCTTGAATCCTGCGATGTGTCAGTTTAACGATGGCCGCAGAATGGTATATGGCACGATGGGGGGAGAAGGTCAGCCTCAAACCCAAGCAGCTATTTTGAGCCGTTATGTTTATGATGGATTATCTCCTAAGGCAGCAGTGGCCGAACCAAGATGGTTACTTGGGCGAACGTGGGGAAATTCTCAAAATAACCTCAAACTTGAGAAATCACTGTATGAAAGATTGGACGATGCTTTTCAGGCAAAAGGCCATGATGTTGAGAGCGTTGCAGATTATTCCGAAATGATGGGGCATGCGGGCATGCTGGTGTTGGATGTTTCCGGAGACATTGAAGCCGCTTCAGATCCTAGAAGTGACGGCCAATCATATAGCGTGAATATTTGA